Proteins encoded by one window of Geobacter sp. DSM 9736:
- a CDS encoding GntR family transcriptional regulator has translation MRKNVEKHLTLREKILETIRDAIISGALKPGEKVAEPELAERFGISRTPIREAFRQLESEGYLTVIPRKGAVVVSFSQKDVEEFYAIKSILEGYAARRACENLSEKEIDKLQTINEKLRTLSDNGDIKHFFKVHNDFHDLFIKAADNDKLYELITNLVGKFQRLRIASLSLPGRMKVSVEEHEKIIDAFRKRNAALSEKLVRKNAEYGGRVLMQGSRGSVTLKPEELSAARHLDL, from the coding sequence ATGAGAAAGAATGTCGAAAAACATCTGACCCTGAGGGAAAAAATTCTTGAGACCATTCGGGATGCTATCATTTCCGGCGCCCTGAAGCCCGGTGAGAAAGTAGCCGAACCTGAACTGGCTGAAAGATTTGGTATCAGCAGGACCCCGATACGGGAAGCGTTTCGCCAGCTTGAGTCGGAAGGGTACCTTACGGTTATCCCTCGCAAGGGAGCGGTGGTTGTTTCCTTTTCTCAGAAAGATGTGGAAGAGTTCTACGCCATTAAAAGCATCCTTGAGGGCTACGCAGCCAGACGGGCCTGTGAAAATCTCTCCGAGAAGGAGATAGACAAGCTCCAGACGATCAATGAAAAGCTGCGAACACTTTCGGATAATGGCGACATAAAGCACTTCTTCAAGGTGCACAACGACTTTCACGATCTTTTCATCAAGGCGGCGGACAATGACAAGCTCTACGAGCTGATTACCAACCTGGTCGGCAAGTTCCAGCGCCTGAGAATCGCATCCCTCAGCCTCCCCGGCAGGATGAAGGTTTCAGTGGAGGAGCATGAAAAGATCATTGATGCATTCCGGAAACGTAACGCTGCACTCTCGGAAAAGCTCGTACGAAAAAATGCCGAATATGGCGGCAGGGTCTTGATGCAGGGGAGCAGAGGGAGCGTGACCCTGAAGCCCGAGGAGTTATCCGCAGCGCGGCACCTGGACCTCTGA
- a CDS encoding sugar phosphate isomerase/epimerase → MAMRVFAHVPYHLLEQNLDLILSRRINPEIHFTGESLDNLLPEQLTAVAGVLSANGIRTTIHAPFIDLNPGSVETLVREATRHRFKQVLDAADILKPEVMVFHPGYDRWRYGDSQEKWLKHSIDSWQMVIERAESIDCTIAVENIFEEDPSTLRSLLEAVDSPRLRHCFDVGHWNLFGTTSLEEWFGELGAFIAETHVHDNFGKKDDHLPIGDGIIDFDLFFSLMDRHAPTAAFTIEAHCQKDVLTALERLKSRLPHTEA, encoded by the coding sequence ATCGCCATGCGGGTTTTCGCACATGTTCCATACCATCTCCTCGAACAGAATCTGGACCTCATCCTGAGCCGGCGCATCAACCCTGAGATTCATTTCACTGGAGAGTCGCTGGACAATCTTCTACCGGAACAGCTGACGGCCGTAGCAGGAGTTCTGAGCGCCAACGGTATCAGGACGACAATCCATGCCCCATTCATAGATCTTAATCCCGGCTCGGTGGAGACGTTGGTGAGAGAAGCGACAAGGCACCGCTTCAAACAGGTGCTGGATGCGGCTGACATCCTCAAACCCGAGGTAATGGTATTTCACCCGGGATACGACCGATGGCGATACGGCGACAGCCAGGAGAAGTGGCTCAAGCACAGCATCGACAGCTGGCAGATGGTAATCGAACGCGCGGAATCCATCGACTGCACGATAGCCGTCGAGAATATCTTCGAGGAGGACCCCTCCACTTTACGTTCTCTGCTGGAAGCCGTCGATTCCCCAAGGCTCCGCCACTGCTTCGATGTAGGCCACTGGAACCTCTTCGGAACCACCAGCCTGGAGGAGTGGTTCGGGGAACTTGGAGCCTTCATCGCCGAAACTCACGTACATGACAACTTCGGAAAAAAAGACGACCACCTCCCCATCGGAGACGGCATCATCGACTTCGATCTCTTCTTTTCACTGATGGATCGCCACGCCCCCACCGCCGCCTTCACCATCGAGGCC